agctgctgctcaacaCGCAATCCTCCGTTTGCCAGTCTCAGATGAACGAGTGGTTCACTCTGCTAAAGGCGAAACGTGCCGAACAAACCACATCCTCCACTGCGCGCACAAATCATGCAGAGAAACTGCGCGAGCTCGAGGTACGTTCCGGCGTGCTGGAGCAAATGCTGGAACAGAACCGCGCGCGACAGGAATACGAGGAGCAGATTAAGGTTTGCACGGCATGCAAGCTGTGGCTGGAGTATGAAGATCTGTTCCGACTCTACACCACCACGAAGACCGATCAACAGCAGGCCAACGAGTAAGAATAAGAGAGGTTTATGTAAACCAAAATCCCGCCTAACACGTTCTGATTTCTTTTCCAGACTATTGCGAACGAAAGAGAAGGAGTACCGGAAGTGCCAGAAGGAAATGGCCGCCATCttagagagaaaggagaaattACAACGCGGGATGGCGGATGAGACGGAACGCGCACAAAAATACACCGACGAAATTAATCGGCTTGAGGAAGCGGCGGAGCGGCTAGAGGATGACATCCGAAAACGCAAACGAGAGCTACAGAACGCGCTCGCTAAGGCAGACGAGCGGCGCACCGAGCTAGAGGAAGCGAAGGTCATTCTGAGCGCTTTCATACAGGATTGCGCTGACGCTGCGAATGCGCTTGGGTCGGAGGAACAGATTAATCGACAAATAGCCGCATTTAAAGAGTCCGAAGCGAAGGTACGAGACGACTACGACCTGCATATCGGCCGGCGTCAGGAATTGAATCAAAAGATCGACAACGAACTCAAACCGGAGATGATGAGCGTTCAGCGGAGCATAGAAGTGATTGAAAATGAGGCCAACAATCGCTTGCGTTTGCTGGAGTCTCGGTTCGAGGGAACATTCCGCGCAGTCATGTGGTTACGGGACAATACTGACCGTTTTCAGGGCAGAATTTATGAACCCATGATCCTGGAGCTAAACGTACCGGTACAGGCAAATGTAATCTTCCTCGAGAATACCATCGGTATCCGGGACCTGATTGCGTTTACGTGCGAGCAGACGGAGGACATGAATTTGTTTCTGCGGATCATACGCGAAGAGCTCAAGTTTCCTAACGTGAACGTTATCCACAGTGGACCGTCCGACGCTCTTCTGTGGAAACCCAAATATCCGATCACAAGCTTGAGGTGAGTAGAAGAAGGCCCCATCCGTGACCCATAGAATCGTGTCAATgcggtttcttcttttcagaTCGTTCGGATTTCACACCTACCTTATCGATACGCTTGAAGGACCATTTCCGGTGCTCAATGGGTTGTGCAAGCTTTACAATCTACACAACATTCCCGTGGGTGGACCAGAGTCGGCCAAGCACGTGAACTCGCTGCCCGACGCGATTGCCCTCTTCTTCACTCCGACGAATCGCTTCCAGGTTACGAAATCGCGCTACACTAATGAAAAGTCCACCCGAAGCGATGTGCTGCAGGCGCGCAATCTGCTCAGCCGTTCCAAGGATGTAAAGCTGCTGGAAGAGAAGCGGGCGCATCTGAAGCGGCTGGTGAACCACTGCGATAAGATCCGTAATGCACGTGGAGAAATCGAAGGTCGCATCAAAGAGCTGCAGGAAAAGTGCCTCAGCTTTCAAACCCAACAGCGGGAGCTGCAAGAGAAACTGGGTAAATACCAGCAGACCAAGATCAAAGTGAAGCGACAGCAACAAAAGTGCGATCAGCTAACTCAGCGACTCATCAATGTGTCGGAGGAGCGGGTCAAATTTGAGCAAGCTTGCAACACTTTGCTGAAGAAGATCGTGCAAGGGCAGCGTGACAAATCGAGTGCGCTGTTTCTGTACGTAGAAGCGATCAGAAAGTACGATGTGCTGCAGGAAAGAATGCGTATCTTCCGGGAAGAGAACAACGACCTGGAAGGCAACCTTCGCTCATTGGAGGATGCTTACAAATCGGCCAAAAAGACGCTCGACGCAGTACAGCGTAAATTTGACGATGTCCATGAGAAGCTGAAGCGGAAAAACGGCGAAGCACGAGCATTGACGGATggaaaaacaccaaacaaaccCGACTTTCCTTATCGCGAGCAGTTCGAAACACTTCCCAAGGAACTGGAAGCACTCGAGGCGCATCTGGATGAGCTGCGCGTACGATTCGAGTGTCTGCCGGAAGCGAATCTGGAGGCTGCCGAAGAGTTCGCCCAGAAACAGCAAGAGATGGAGAAGTTGCGAACGACAATGACACGAGTTGCAAGCCATGTTGAAACGTTAGATAAGGAGATCAAGGAAACGCATGCCCATTGGTATCCGGAGATATGTCGCGTTGTACAGGACATCAACCGGCAGTTTTCGAACTTTATGAGTCGAATGGGTTTCGCTGGTGAAGTGGAATTGATTCGCCAGGAGGAGGTAAGCCGATTGGTGCCGAATGATCGTTCTGATGCTGACGTCTGacatttctctttttcatttGGTTCATTTGTAGTACGATTACGATGAGTACGGAATTCGGATCTTCGTCAAGTATCGAAACTCGGAGAAGCTGTGTGCCCTCGATCGGAAGCTGCAATCGGGTGGTGAGCGGGCggtggcgatcgcgatctatACCCTCTCGCTGCAGCACCTAACACAGGTCCCATTTCGGTGCGTCGATGAGATCAACCAAGGAATGGAtccgacgaacgaacgcaaagtGTTCGACATGCTCGTGGGGGAGACATGCCGCGAAGGTCAATCACAATACTTCTTTGTAACACCCAAGCTACTACCTCGGCTCCGGCACGATGAGAAGATGACGGTGATCATTGTGCACAACGGAAAGTTTATCCAAAGCCCGGACGTCTTTCATACGCAACGTGCATGAACCAGTTTTACTATTCCTACTTACCTTCTAGTTCATTCCGTAAATTCTTCTCAGTTACTTCGTAATACTCTTTGAATATTTCGTTTcgaatttaattgaatttggtCAAATAAACCATTGGCGCCAAGTGACTTATTGGCGGTGTTTCTTTCATCTCGCGATCCCTGTCTGCTTCAtttcggtgtcgtcgtcatgcGGCTCCGCCGGAGGTGCCGGAACTGGATGGAGCAGCTTTCTCATCGCTAACGATATGCACTCGCGATAGGTGCGGTAGTTCGATGCACTTGTGGTCCATCCCGTGCGCCATAACATCAGCTGCGTGTAGGAATTTGTCGTAGTGTCGCGATACGatagcggcaccaccaccatcaccattatcaGGCATGGCAGGCAAGAAAGGAACCGCAACGGGTTTTCGAGAGCAGGTTCCCTTCCGCCCGACCGTCCGGTAAGATCACGATGAGTTTGTCGTTGCGTTGACCGTTGCGCCGTCGACCACTTGTCAGCTTACGCAAGGTGCCACTTAGTCCGCCGAACGTCTGGAATCCGCCCCATGTGTCTGAACTGGGCGCCTCTCTGGGCCAGTCTGGGTGGCGTGGCCTGCGCTGCCCTGCATGAAGATGTACCACCCATCCCCAGGTGTTTGAGCGAACCGTGCCGGTGCTAAGTGCTATAAGTAGTGGCCTCATCCGTGTCGCATGGACGGTGCGCTCCGGGTCGATTATGTCGGTCGCGGGCGATCCCGACAGAAGCTGGCACGATTTATAAGAACACGACACGAAAAGTCAATTAAACGCGAAACACGGGTGTCGAAAAGCGTTCgggatcgatccgatcgcgcCGTCGATCGACCGATAAGCTCCTTACTCTGTATGTGGATCGCGCGTGTTCGCCACCGCGAtatctggccaccaccagccgcttCTCCACGATCGCCActtgatgataatgatgaatcTGCAAAAAGCTGTCGAGActgtctcgtcgtcgttccatCCGGGATGCCGCTGTTGGCCCGCTGGGGCCATAAAATTAATCTTATTAGACTGCCACCAATTATGCTATCGGCCTCCTATCGCCAGCACCGGAGGGGGGTTTGATTTAATTGTCAAATGATGACGCGCCCTCACGGATGGAACCGGCGATCGTAGCCCGGATCGCGTAATTGCAATCGGTTGGACGGTCCTAATTATCGTGCTCGTGGACAAATTACTCGTCAACGCTACCATTATCGCATGGCCCGCATCTTTTGCCCGCCTGGCGCTGGCATAATGAGGCACACGCAGCCTCGTGCCGCGCGTAAAGTTGATCGTGATCTCGCCCAGCCCCACTTGGGGCTAGTGAAATGGTGCAACAAATGGAGGACAAATGGAGAGAAATTTAGTTTCCTCCGGGCGCAGACGAACAGTGCAGATCGATCTCCGAGGTGCGTATCCATTAGGATCAATCAAATGCGGTCCTGGTGGTCCTGCAGCAGTGAAGAAACTCTAATGGTAGTCCCTGTCTGCCGAATCGTGTCACTTACGTGGCCATTAACGTGCTGGCCAGCTTCCGGTGTCTGTCGTCCGTCACATCATGTCGATCCAGTGATGATAACACACTCCTCCTGCTGGGATCTTTAGTAAAACCGAAACAGGATGTACTTAACAAAAGAATTGGTTtatcaaattaattaatttcatcccCATCGCGGATCGGGCCCCATTTGGGATCCCCGGGAGCATGCGTGCCAAAGCAATTTATATGCTAATATCTCTACCGATCGTTGTCTGATTACGTTCTTGATCGATCGGCATCAGGTCCAGTGTGGTGTCAATGAAATTATTGgctttttaattgatttctaCCCGCGGCAAATCTCTTTCTGTCATCTTCGAATCGGTAGCGGTCAGGGTCGGCGGATGCACCGCAGTGCCACGCGATGCACTTTGTCCCGTTGGCCGAACGTTCGAGGGACAGATAAAAGCAAATGACTTCATTTATTATGCCGATAATTATATGCTTCATCATCTGGCAAACTCGCGGCGCTCTCCTTCGGAGGCAGAGGACAGTTTGGACAGGTCCAGGCGCAATGGTAGGCGTTCCGTTTCCACTTGCACCGATGCACGGTGGTCCTCCTGTGTGGCAAGTGCACGGACGGCCCCGGTCCATGCCAACTGCTGGCCACGTACtgcgttcgattcgattgaaaataattattcGCAAATTATCTTCGGCGGGAAATGGCGTCGGGATGGGCGACGCAAACGGACCAAACCAAATGACCATCACCAATCACTGTCAACGCGGTCGCCACCAGGCAGGGCTGTCCTGCGTCTCGATGGCTCGGAGCGGTGAAACGCTTTCGCTCCAGGTTGCCCGGTTCTGCTTATGCCAAGAAGGCTCAtccgctgctcctgctgctcaaCCCGGACGGGGGGTACCGTAATGGTGTCGTTGTATTTTCGAATCAGCTTCCAACCGTCCCCCGactactgctggtgcagcaGATCTCATTTTTATCAAGATTATGCCGCCACACCGCCTGtccgaaaaagggaatcgCAGAGGGCAgagctcaccaccaccagaaaggGAATATCGTTTATTATGACTTGCGAGGCATGATCGTGCTGGGTGTGCTACAAATTAAACAGCATTAGGTCATTTGTTAGGCGGCACCTGGCAGTTGCAGGACGCTTGCCCGGCTTGGCCCGGCTTCCAGTGGGTGCTCCGATTGTGCGATTCGTAACGCTATCCTTAACATATTACCTTCATTCTTTAATGCCGGatctgctggatgctggagctggtgaGTGCGCGGATGCGTCCTAACTAGCGCACGTTTAGCGCGAGATACAAATCTAGATGATCAATCTGGTTGGTCTGTAACGCGCCAGAATTAACACGCATACCACCGTACGGGTTTAGAACactcgatcaatcgatcattTAAGTAACTCACCATGACGAGACCCCGACTGGTAACCGATCACATATCACTTATCAGCCTGAACACTGCTCATCCAGCCCTCTGCAGTTCTGGCTCGATTATCTAATCTGCACCGTGTTGTGTATATGTGTAGTTCGTTCGTGTAGTCTCGTAGTgtcgtttttattttaaaaagcaACGGTGTCATGCCCGGCCATTCGACTAACTGCTCCACGATGATGTCGTTCACGGTGAACAAGCGCGACAATAACCGGCTCAACGAGGTGCAAAAGGTTCGTACGGATGCTGGGCGCTTGATCAAGCCTGGTCTTGGGGTTGGGATGGTGACACATGCAACGTTTTGGGATTTCCAAGGGCATTACGAGAGCCTCGCGGTCAACAGCCCCAAAGGCAGGGTTGGGTGTTTGCGTTTTTCTgtgggtgtgcgtgtacgtgccAATGGTGGCAGTGACCAAATGGCTTTAATGGTAACGTTAATGTCTCTCGAAAATCCCAATTCAGTGCATATAGTGCATTGCGGCATGAacatctctcactctctcgctctctatctctctctggaCAACTGCTGGACGTCCTCCAGGTGGTTCCAACGGTGGTGGCTAACGGAAGAGGTACACATTTCCAAACAAGTTGGGACTTAGTAGGCCAGTAGCTCTTATCAAACACGGGAAATCTTCTGGTCCACAAAATCCCAGTTCGATTGAAAATTGCTCGTATGCTTGTatgtgagagacagagagatagagagagagagagagtgggcgAACACAAACGTGTGGACAGTGGGCATGCAGGTCCTCGGCGTTCTTCGGTCCATCGACCCCCGCAAGGCACGCTTTGGCTCCATGCTCCAAGATTCCAATCGCACCATGAACGATGTTCCTTCTAAACAGCGGGAATTGCGGTTAGAG
This sequence is a window from Anopheles darlingi chromosome 3, idAnoDarlMG_H_01, whole genome shotgun sequence. Protein-coding genes within it:
- the LOC125953594 gene encoding structural maintenance of chromosomes protein 5, coding for MSQTVVGKIASVSLENFVTYDSVVFYPGDHLNIILGPNGAGKSAIVAGIVLGMGGNCKVLSRCENIDSYIKNGKPSATIRISIYSNARRGVQRFCRMFDHDRKDTFQIDGTTVSHRAYLEKIRSYNIQIDNLCQFLPQDRVQDFTKMNPRELLLNTQSSVCQSQMNEWFTLLKAKRAEQTTSSTARTNHAEKLRELEVRSGVLEQMLEQNRARQEYEEQIKVCTACKLWLEYEDLFRLYTTTKTDQQQANELLRTKEKEYRKCQKEMAAILERKEKLQRGMADETERAQKYTDEINRLEEAAERLEDDIRKRKRELQNALAKADERRTELEEAKVILSAFIQDCADAANALGSEEQINRQIAAFKESEAKVRDDYDLHIGRRQELNQKIDNELKPEMMSVQRSIEVIENEANNRLRLLESRFEGTFRAVMWLRDNTDRFQGRIYEPMILELNVPVQANVIFLENTIGIRDLIAFTCEQTEDMNLFLRIIREELKFPNVNVIHSGPSDALLWKPKYPITSLRSFGFHTYLIDTLEGPFPVLNGLCKLYNLHNIPVGGPESAKHVNSLPDAIALFFTPTNRFQVTKSRYTNEKSTRSDVLQARNLLSRSKDVKLLEEKRAHLKRLVNHCDKIRNARGEIEGRIKELQEKCLSFQTQQRELQEKLGKYQQTKIKVKRQQQKCDQLTQRLINVSEERVKFEQACNTLLKKIVQGQRDKSSALFLYVEAIRKYDVLQERMRIFREENNDLEGNLRSLEDAYKSAKKTLDAVQRKFDDVHEKLKRKNGEARALTDGKTPNKPDFPYREQFETLPKELEALEAHLDELRVRFECLPEANLEAAEEFAQKQQEMEKLRTTMTRVASHVETLDKEIKETHAHWYPEICRVVQDINRQFSNFMSRMGFAGEVELIRQEEYDYDEYGIRIFVKYRNSEKLCALDRKLQSGGERAVAIAIYTLSLQHLTQVPFRCVDEINQGMDPTNERKVFDMLVGETCREGQSQYFFVTPKLLPRLRHDEKMTVIIVHNGKFIQSPDVFHTQRA